In Hymenobacter volaticus, the genomic window ATCGAGGCGGCGCAGGCTGCGGTGCAGGGCTTGCTGCGCTTGGCGCACGGGCCGCAACAAGGTGCTTCCGCCGAGCGGACTACGGCTATCGTGCGAAAGCAGCGCCGAGGAAATGGACGCCACATTGGAAGAAAGAATGTGGTTGAGCACCACAAATTCGTGCACTTCGTTGGGGTGGTGCTGTTTGGCGCGCGGCTCCGACATCATGCGCTGAAAGGCCGCCGCGAGGTTGGCAGAGCTAACGTACACTTCCTTGCGGGCCAACTTGTAGTCAACTTCCGCCACCGACGATCCAAGTAGCGTTTCGGTGAGGGTTTGGAGGTAGAGCAGGTTGGCGCGAAGCACGGCCGTCATGTAGTCCTGCAACTGGTCGGATTCCCAGTTCGGAAACAGCACGTAGCTGGCCGCAAACGCAATCAGGCAGCCGAGCACGGTGTCCAGAATCCGCTCTTCCACCACTTGCAAATAGCCAAGGCCCAGGAAGCTAAACAAGATCAACACGAAGGGCGTCATGAACGTGACGGCCACAATGTAGTTACTGCGCGTGAAGCTAAACGAGGTGAGCATAAACACGAACAGCAAGGCCACCAGCGCCATCCGGTCTTGCACCAACCACAACACCAGCCCCCCAATGATGCCGCCCGCCAGCGTACCCAGCACCCGGTGAATGTTGCGCTCCTTGGTTAAGCTAAACGCCGGCTTGAGCATGTAGGTAGTGGTCATCAGAATCCAGTAGCTGTGGTGGCCAGGCAGCAACACCTTGGCTACCACATAGCCCACCAGACAAGCCAGCGCCATCCGGATGGCGTGCCGAAAAGCACTGGAACTGAGCGTCAAATGACCCCGCAGTTCTTCGAGTGCAAAGCTCTGGTGCGACACAAACCGCCCAAATTCCAACTCCCGGCTGGCCGGAACGGCATTGCCATCGAAGTAGGCCAGAATATCTTGGAGCCGCTGGCTGAGGTTGCGCAGATTCACCAGAATCTTCTTCAGCACCAGGGTATGGCCGGGTTGGGTTGGGTCATCAAGCGCATCAATGCGGGCCTTGAGTTGCTCTAGGCTCGCCGTGAGTTGCAGGCGTGAGCTATAGCTGTGGTTGGCTTGAATGGCGTAGCCAATGCTTTCCAGTTCGGAAGCCATTTGCTCTACCAACCCGGCTATGGCATCGAGGATACCCGTACGCTCGAACCGGGAATGAATGGCCTTGTAGTCGTAGTACGTGACCGTGATGTGCTCATACAGGTCCATCAAATCGACGAAGGTGAGCACCAGCCGCCGGCCCGTTCCCGTCGATTCCTTCATCATTTGCCGCGTGCGAAACAGCAATTCGCGCACGGCATCCTGCTTTTCGCTCACCGTCACCTGCTGGGTCATGAGGCGCCGGTAGTCGTTTTCGAGGTTGGTGCCCGTGCGGTAAAACTCAGCTTTGAGGCGCAGAAACCCCGCTACCGCCCGAATACATTCGCCCAGTGCCTGTTGGGCCGAGCGGTACGGCCGAATCTGGTAGGTGAGCAAGCTAACCGCCATGTACCACACGGCACCCACCGTCACGAGAGCCGTGAATTCAAGCAACTTCGCAAATGGCAAGGCGCGGTCCATCATCAGAATAACCAGCAGCAGCGCCGCCGTTCCCACCGAACCCGCCCGGGTGCCATACACCAGAAACAAGGTAAACAAGAAGCTGAACAACACTATCTCTATCCCGAGCAGCCACAAATACGGCTGCGCAAACCCCGTGACAAGGGCCACAATGGGCAGCAGCGCCAAGCCAGCAGCCATGCCGTTGCGCTTGTGTACAAGGGGGCCGGGGGCGTCGGTGATACTCAGGCACAACGCTCCCAACGACAAGTCCATGCCTATTTCCAGTTTCCCTAGCCATCCAAAGACGAGGCCAGGTAGCAGCACGGCCAGCGTAATACGCAAGCCGTCGGAAAAGTCTTGGCTGAAAAAGAAGTACTGAAGCTTACGGGTGTGTTCGTTCATTGCAGCAGGCTGCGGGTCCAAACTCATCTATACGAGGAGTTGGGTGCCAAGCTACCGCAAAAACCAACGATGCCCACCACCGGCGCCGAATTTTGCCACCAGTGGCGTTGGCTACAAGTGCATCTGCTCTATGACGGGCAGCGTGTACCGCTCACCGCTGCTTAGCAAGTGCATGCGCAGGTCGCGGATGGAAAAGGGCTTGCCGGGCTCAACCTCATGAATGTTGGTGTTCGTTACGCCCATGCCATCCAACACTACCACTAGGCCGCTGCCAATAACCTCCAGTTCGCGGCCTTTGGTCACGACTACAGCGGTATCTTCCTCCAGCCCCAATCCGATGCACGATGGATTGGTGGCAATAATCTGGGCCATGCGCACTATCCGGCCCCGGGCCACAAAGTGCGTGTCGATGGCTACGTTGTGCAGAAACTCCAGTCCGGTCGTGATGTGGATTTCGTCTTTGAGCATGCCCGCATTGTTACGGCCTTGATAAATCATGGGCGTACTCATGGCCGCGGCCCCGGCGCTAGTACCGGCAATTACAAATGGCTCCTGCGTGTACCGCTCCTTGAGGCGCCGTTGAAAGGCGGTCCCCCAAGCAGCGCCGTCAGCCGAAGCTGGTCGCCGCCCGTGAACATCACGCCGCCAGCTTCATCCAGCAACCGCAAGCTTTCCTCGCTCTCGGCTTCCTCACGGCTCCGGATATCAAGCACATTTACCACACTGCACCCCAAGTCTTTGAAAACGTTGATGTAATCTTGCGCTGCCTCCTTGGGCTCTTCCGATGCAATAGGTAATACTAGAATAGGGCCTCTGTTGCCTATCTCGTCAACCACCCGACGCAGAATAGAGTCGTCGGCCATGTCGGCATCATCCCCGTTCGAAACGTCTTTGCGTTCATGCCCCCAATAGAAATCAACATTCCGAGTGGGTGAGGGCACATAGCGTCTTTTTGAGTGGATGCGGTTTTCTTTTTCGAGGTGGGCATGAAGTGGGAATCCGAAAGTTAGGGTGAGTAGGTGTGGTATTCGTCCGGTTTAGGCAGTCCTGGCAGGGCCAGCTTAAAGCATCACACGGAAGTCGGTTTTGCAAACACGCTTTGTAACAGATGGCACCCACCACTACGCCGCGGTAGTGGTGGGTGCCATTCCATTACTTATTGGAGAGGAGTTTCTTGGTAATCTATTGCTCCACTTTAGCTAAGTCCTCGTTGGCTGGTCCGTCGAGTAGGCGGCCGTAGGCATCGAAGCGCGAACCGTGGCACGGACAATCCCAGCTGGTTTCCAAAGAGTTCCAGTGCACAATGCAGTGCAGGTGCGGGCAAACAGCCGAGCACTCGTGCACTTGGCCCTTCGGGTCGCGGTACACGGCTACTTTCAGAGGGCCGCGCCCTATTACGGCGCCAGTGCCGGGCGCTACATCGTCGGCGCTTTTCACTTCGCCGCCGGTTAGCAGTTCGGTGTATTCGGCCGCTACATTCAGGTTTTCGGTAACATATTCCTTTACCGATTCCAGCTTTAGCGTCACGCGACCGGGGTCATAGAGCTTGGCCCAAGGGTTTTCGCGGCCCAAAATCAGGTCGGTGATGATCATGGGACCGAGCGTGCCGTGGGTCATGCCGTGGCCAGAGTCGCCGGTGATGATGTACACGTTTTCATCGTCTAAGGGGTTAAGGCCGGCATAGCCTAGCCCATCGACCGGCTCCATCACCTGCCCCGACCACCGATAGTCGATGCCCTTCACCGAGGGAAAATTTTCGCGTGTCCAGTCTTCGAGACACTGCAAGTGGTCTTCGGGATTGGGCTCTTGGCCGGTTTTGTGGTCTTCGCCGCCCACTATCAGCAAGTCGTAATCGACTTGACCGCCGCGGGGGCCAGCATCCACTTTTTGCAAACGAATGTAATGGTAGGGGTCGGCCGTATCCCAGTACAGGGCCGTCGTAACGGAGCCTTTGGGTACCCGGGCACCTACCACGTAGGTGCGGTACGGATGCTGCTTGGTATGCATCACCACCCGGTCGTTGAAAGGCGTGTTGGTAGCAATAACCACCGCGTCGGCCTTTACTTCGTAGCCTTCCGTGGTCGTAACACCGGCGTTGCTGCCGCCCTTCACTTCAGAGGCGTGGGTGTTCGTGAAAATTTGTCCGCCTTGGCGCGTAATGGCCTCGGCTACGCCGCTTAGGTATTTCAGGATATGGAACTGACCCTGGTTTGGAAATACAAGGCACTCGCCCGTAGTGAAGCCTTGAGCACCCGCGTCGGGTAGGCGCTTCACATCGGTGAGGCCCGCGCGGTGCGCTGCTTCCAGCTCTTCGTCCAGCTCCTTTACCTTACCGTCTTTGGGCAGATACAGGTAGCCATTGAGGCGCTCGAAGTCGCAGTCAATGTTCTCGCGCTTTACTATTTCCTCGATTTTATCGACGGCACTGCGGTGGCTGTCGGCGGCTAGGCGGGCTCCGTCTTTGCCGAAGAGTTCTTCCAGCGTCGTGTACCGATCATCAAGGGCAAACGAAAGGTGCGCCGTGGTGCGGCCCGTTTCGCCAGAAGCTATTTCGCCGTCTTCCAGCAGCACCACTTTGCGGCCTTCACGACCCAACAAATAGGCTGAGGTCAGCCCAGCAATGCCCCTCCTACCACCACTACATCGGCAGTAATGGACTCGGTTAGCTTCGGAAATGTAGGCAGCGGGCCGGTTGTAGGAAACCACGACGTTTGGGTGGCGCCGGTAGTGCGGGCAGGGTTCAATTGGGCCATAAATAGAAAGGTTGGGGGAGCCTTTCTTTACGCCCGCTCTCTAGTCTTAGTTAACGCCGAGCTTGGAATAGAATGAGTAAGGTGCTGCCTTTGCTAACCAGAACGTCATGCGGAGCATGTGACGCATCAAGCCAGGGAGGCAAAGAAGCCGAAGCATCTCGCGTGCTGCCGTTGTAGTGCTAACCGTCAAGCTGAGTGGAGTGCAACGGAGCTGAAGCATCTCGCTCGACTCGTTGCAATGACAAAAGGGTTTCCCACCCGAGCGAGATGCTTCGACTACGGCTGCGCCTTCGCTTAGCATGACGGTTAGCACTACAACGGCAGCACGCGAGATGCTTCGGCAAGCTCAGCAGGACGGTCTGGTTGGCAATGGCAGCACGCCAAGTGCTTTGGTCACTGGCTTGATGCGTCGCATGCTTAGCAGGACGACTGATTAGAACACGAGAAACTTGAAAGCTCTGACTAGTAATACCTAGTAAAGAATATCGTCTACGGGCGAGAGTTTGGGCGGGAGGTGCGTTTCGCCGAGCATCTCGCGTAGGTCGATTTCAATGTTGCGGCAAATGGCGGTCATGGGCACGTCGTTCATTTCGTTTTCGAAAGGGTTTTCGCTGATGTGTCCCACTATTTCAATGGTGTTGAACACCCATGACACCAACACCGAAAACGGTACCGTCAGCCAGATATGGTCGGGGCCCATTTTCTCGAATTCACCGATTAGGCCCAGCGGCAGCAGCGCCGCAAACAGCCACACGAAAACAAAGCTGAAAAACGCGTATTGCCGCGGGAAGGGCGTGTTTTTGATTCGCTCGCAGCCGCCTTGCAGGTTGTTGAACTGCTCGATGCTAGTCATCATATTCACATGCTGAAAGTCGTTGAGTAGGCCCCGCTCCTCGCGTAGCACGCGCAAGTCGGCGGCTTGCTGACGCAGCAAATGCACCGGCGGGTTCTGCTTGCGCTGCATCTCCACCGATTCGGCCGGGTCGAGGAAAGGACCGACCTGCTGGTCCCATTGGTCGTTTTGGCGGCGCAGGTGCAGGCGCAGCGCGTTGCACCACGCTATTTGGCGGTACACCAACCGGCGGTGCCGCAACGACAGCTCGGCGCGCGAAGCAGCTGGCGCATCCACGCCCGGACCATCTACCACCGACGTCACAAACTCCAGCGCCTGCATCGACCACGTGCGGCTGTAATTGACAATGCCACCCCAGATCTGCCGGGCTTCCCAAAATCGGTCGTACGAGCCGTTGTTCTTGAAGCCGATATAGAAGGCCACAGCCGTACCCAGCGTGGCAACGGGCTGCCACGGAATCGACAGCGAATGAAACCCTATCGGTCCGTATATAAGGCAAACCAACAGCGAGTACAGAGTAAAAGCTACTACGCCCTTCCAAGCATACTTCCAGATGATGTGCCAGCGCAGATTACTACGAACGTACATAGTTTGATGTGTTGATTGTCAGGGTGTCAATGATTGATGAGCTGATTTTTGCTATCATACTGTAGAGAAAACCCACCCATCTCCGCAATATGATTATAGCTCGTCAATAATCAACTTCGATTCCCATGAGCTGCATGAGTTGGCTGGCATTGAAGGAGCGACAAGGGCCTGGAGTCAGGTGATAGTCGAAGTGAATCTGGCCGTTGGCGAAGGTGCTGTTGAAGCTGAAATTGCGGACTTGCCCCGGCCACTCTTCTTCCAGCGCGGCCAATTCCAAGTCGTGGGTGCTGACGAGGCCGCCAGCGCGGCGCTGATGTAACTGCCGCAGCAAGGCGCGGGCGCCCCGGTGCCGATCCAGCGAATTAGTGCCTTTCAAAATTTCATCGAGCAAATAGAAAACCGGCAGCGCCGAATCATTGGTGCCTGACTGCTGACTGCTTAAGTCGAGGAGCAAACGCAAGCGTTTGAGTTCGGCGTAGAAGGAAGAGGTGCTTTCGGCGAGGTTGTCTTGGGTGCGCATAGCCGTGAACACCTGCGCCGGACTCACCCGGAAGTGGCGGGCACACACCACGCCACCAGCCAAAGCCAGCACCATGTTCAACCCTAGTGTCCGCAGAAACGTGCTTTTCCCCGCCATATTCGACCCCGTCACGACCACCGTTTGGGCCAGCCCGACGGTATGGAAGTCGTTGGTGATGCGCGTGGCGCTGAAAATGAGTGGGTGACCTAGTTCGGTAGCCGTTACCTCTAGTTGCTCGGCGCTTAGCTCGGGCACTACGTAGCCAGGGTTAGCAAATTGCCACCCAGCCAAACTAACCAATGCCTCTAGTTCGGCTTGCACTTCCAGCACCGTGGTCAGTTCCGAGCCGAGGCCGCGCTTCCAGCGCTCTAGTTGCCAAACAGCATGCAAATCCCAAAGCAGCAAGCTGTTCAATAGCAAAGCCCCCAATGGATGTTCGCGCCCCCGGAACAGGCCCGCAACATTGGAAAGCTGCCCTAGCCGCTGCGTAGCAGCCGCGCCGTGGCTGGCTTGTTGCAACGTAGCCAGTAGCTGTTGCAGCCGGGGCGCCTGCCAGCTACGGTCAGGGTCCTGCTCGAACAAGGCGAGCTGTGCCTGGGTGGCGCGCAAGGCGTCGCGCATAGCGGTGGCCTGTTCGGCGTACTCGTTGCGCACAGCGGCCATGCGGCCATTCAGCAACCCAATAACTAACTGTATCGCTACCAAGGCATAGAAGCCATAATTGAGCAGCCAAGCCACAATACTTGCTCCTACGAGTAGGGGCAGCACTACCAGCAGCGGCTTTAGCCAGGGTTTACCGGCGAAAAAATCGGGACGGGCCAGCCAGGCGCTAAACTCCCGTGGGTCTGCTTGCTGGCGGGGAAAGTGACGGGCCCGAGCCTGCCACTCTTGCAGCCAGGTTACATCGGGCGCTAGCTCGGTGGTGGCTTGCTGGCGAGCCTGCACCTCGGCAGGTTTGGCAGGATGAAGCAGCCAGCTCGCCAACCAGTCGTGTCCGAGCCGGGTGGTGGCGCGGTTGAGCAATTGAAACAGCGAATGTTCCCCGAACACATCAAGGTCGGCAGCGTACGGATGCTGTGCGTCGAGGTAACGCAGCCCCGGGTCAAAGCCACTGAGCTTACCGGCCAGCCGGTCCAACTCGTCTTGGTTGATGCGAGCCAGCAGCCGATGATGCTCGCGCTGGTAGCTGATGCCGCTGTGCCAGCGCACCAGAATGGAAAACAACACCCATATAGCCAGCACGAAAGCTATGCCCGGCGCAATATGCTCGTTGGAAAACAGCCACCACGCCCCTGCCGCGCCCCCCACAAACAGCAGCAGCCGCAGCCACCCACCCAACTGGTGCCGCCCGGCAAAGTATTTTTCGCGGGCTATATGGGTGGCTAGGTTTTCCGTGAAAACCTCGGACGGAGCAACAGTAAGCGGACGGACAGCGTTGGAAATTGGCACGGCAACAACATGGGTAGAGAACCACGAAGGTACGAGGTGGTAAATAGATGAATGGGCACGCACTTCAGGCAAAGACACTCAACAGCCCCTCTTAGCCCGCACAGTGTTGCCGCGCGTCCTTTACCGCTCGAACCGCACCGTAACGAATAGGTTGCGGCCGGGAGCACTAATGCCGGAGGCAAACACGCGGTAGTTGCTATCCAAAATGTTTTCTAGGCCGGCTTGCAAAGCCCACCGAGAAGTAAGTTGGTAGCTGGTGCGCAAGTTGAGCGTGTACCAGCCTAAGGCGCCGGCCGGAGTGGCCTGAGGCAGGTTATCTTCCCCGCTCGGGCTGTATTGCGCCACGGTTTTGCGGCCGTTGAAGAGCACCGAGCCTTCGGCCATCACGCGGCGCAGTTGATAAGTAAGTGCTGTGCGGCCATAAATGGGCGAAATGTGGTCGAGGGGCACGTCGGCGGTACGGTCGCGGCCGTGGGTGTAGGTCAGGGTGCCGTCGAAGCGCAAGTGAGCCGACAAGGCCAGCTGAGCGCGACTGGAAATGCCATAGATGCGCGCCTGTCCCGTGTTAACGGTGGCCACGGTCTGGTAGGTTTTGCCGTTGTACTGGGTAGTGGTCTGGCCATCGGGGGCGGCGAAGGGGCGCACTACTAGCGCGTTGCGCAGGTTGGTATAGAAGCCCGTGACGGACAGCAGCAAGCGGTTTTCTATGTTCTCGGAAAGCTCCAACTCATAATTCACGACCCGCTCCGGCTTCAGACCAGGATTCGGAATGATAAGGGTACCCATGGTTTGGCTGGTACCCGTAGTTTGCTCGAAAGTGCGGCTCAGGTCGTCCACGTTCGGGTTGCGAAATCCGGTAGCTACTAGTCCACTCGCGCGCAGGCCAGCCGGCAGCATGGCCACCAAACCCACGTTGCCATCCAACGACGACGAATTCTGCTTTACGGTGTTGTAAGGCGAGTCGAAAAACTGGCGGTTGAAGGCGGCTTCCACTTGTACATTGCTGAATCGCAAGCCATCCGAGAAAATTAGGTGGTCGGTTATTTCCCAGCGGTGCGCGGCGTAAGCGCCAACCGTACCGTAGGTCGAGCCGTTGGGGTAACGGGTGACAATAGGCTGTACCGCTCCGGTCAGGATGTTGACGCCCTCCCCTATGCTGCGAACCTTGTTGTGAGTTACTTCGGCACCGTAGCGCAACTCGTGCTGGCCGAGGTCCTTGAACAAATCTAGGTTGGCACTGAGCACCCGTACTTTCTCGGTGTTTTCCTGGCGCACATTCACCCCGAAGTCGCGCACCAAGCGGCTTTCCTCGATGTCCTGCACGGCGGGCGTCAGGCGCAGCACATCGTAGAACTTGATTTGGCGCGTCAGCTCTAACTGGTAGCTGGCAAACAGGCGCTTTTGCGGACCGTATTCCCACTCGGCGTAGCGCAAAGCACCGTTGCGGTACGTCTGGAGGCGGTCGAAGCGCGGAATATCGGAGGTAGTGGAGAGCTGGAGGTTGAGCGTGTGGTGCTGCCCGGCTTGCGGCTGAAACAGTACTTTCTGCACTACATCTAACTGGCGGTAGCCCGTGAACTTCTGTCGGTTGGGATGCTCGTTGTTTACTACTACGTCTTTACCATTCTGCCGCTCCACGTACTGCTTCACTTCCCCAAAACCGGGATACTTGTCCATGCCGTTGCGGCCTTTGCGCAAGTCATCGAAATCGGTGGCCGTCACGCTGGTCAGCAGCGCCCACCGCTGCCAGCCCAGACTTACATCGGTGTGCACCGTTTTTTCGCGGGCGGCGGTGGCGTAGCGCAGCAGGTTGTTGGTGAGTACCTGCGGGCCAGTAGTGCCGCTGTCGGCTAGCTTCGGCTGCTTGGTATAGAGGCTGATAACACCGCCCAACGCGTCGGAACCGTACATCACGGCCCCAGCCCCGTTCAGAATTTCCGTCCGCTCCAGCGAGTTGGCGTCTACTGTCAGGATGTTTTGGAGGTGACCCGCGCGGTAGATGGCATTGTTGAGCCGAACGCCATCTACAACCAGCAGCACCTTGTTGGCTTCGAAACCGCGCAGCACCGGCGAACCGCCACCAAGCTGCGACTTCTGCACAAACACCCAACCCGAATTTAGCAACGCATCGGCAGTAGTAGCCGGATTCAGCAACCGAATCTGGCGGGCACTCAGCACGTCTATTTGTTGCGGCAAATCCAGCTTTCGTTCCCCCTGTATGCGGTTAGCCGACACGACTACCTCATTCAAGCCAACAATACGGGTGGTGTCGGGCGTAGTGGCCGTTTGAGCAGCGGCCGGAATGATGATGAGTAAGGCAAATGAGATAGGTAACGTTTGCTTCATAAATGGTACTTCGGATTGAGAACAGGTCGCAATCAAAGTTATGAAACTTAGCTTAGCAGTAGCAGCACTTTCATAAGCAGTAATTACGGTCCGCTAGCGCCCATTTCTCAGCTTACTCTTGGTTCTATTCGGCTACTAAGTGAAGAGCTTTGGAAATGAAAGGAAGAAGGAGGTTAACAGATCATCATTAGACCGTCCTGCTGAGCAGAGCCGAAGCATCTCGCGTGCTGACGTTGTAGTGCTAACCGTTCTGCTGAACGAAGGCGCCGCCGTAGTCGAAGCATCTCGCTCGGGTGAGAAATCCTTTTGCCATTGCAACGAGTCGAGCAAGATGCTTCGGCTCCGCTCAGCAGGGCAATACCTCTGCAACGGTAGTACGCGAGCTAATTCGACCCCGCTTTGCATGACTCTCCCATACTTTCCACAGTCATGGATTCTTTTTGACAGCCTACTATTTTGCTGTAACCTGACTAGAGTAGCTTGTCTAGTGGCTCTGTCTTATCCAGCTACTGCGGCTATGCACTTCAGCTCGATGGCAATGGGCGTGGGCAAGCAATTCACCTCGACGGTGGTGCGGCAGGGCTGGTTGCTCTGGAAATATTCGGCGTAGAGACGATTGTAGGTTGGGAAATCAACTTTCATGTTGGTTAGAAACACCGTCACGTCTACCAAATCCTCCCAGCGGGCCCCCGCTTCTTCCAAGATGTAGCGCACGTTTTGAAAGACGGCGTGGCACTGACTTTCGAAGTCGTAGCGCAGGATGTTGCCGGCCGCGTCTTGCTCTACGCCGGGCACCGCCTGCTGCCCGCGCTGGCGTGGCCCCACTCCTGACAAGAACAGCAGATTGCCTACCCGGCGCGCGTGCGGGTACAGCCCTACCGGCTCGGGCGCACGACTGGAATTGTGAGCAGTAGATGCGGCCGATGTGCCGCCAGCGGAAGTAGTGTCAGGTCCCATACGCCAAAACTAGCCGATTTTCGGGGCCGACAGAGCGCCACTGAACCAGCGTACCTACTGGTGCGGTTGTTGAGTTAACTTCGGCCTCTCCACCCATCTACTCCTGTATTTCTCGCTATGCAGTATTTTTTCCGTCGTTTCGCTTTCGTGGCGTTGCTGGCCCTACCCATGGCTGCACCCGCACTAGCCCAGCAGAAACTGAAGTACCCCAAACCGGAACCCGAACAGATCTATGATGCCGTGGCCCAACCCGCCGTACCTATTGGCGGCGTAGAAGCCTACGCCCAATACCTGGCCGACAACCAACAATACCCTACCGCCGCCTTGCAGCGCGGGGTGGCCGGCACCGTGGAAGTTACCTTTGTGGTGGAAAAGTCGGGCGTCATATCCAATGTAGCGGCCAGCAAGCCCGTCGATCCACTGCTCGATGCCGAAGCAGTGCGGTTAATTAAGGGCGGCCCCAAATGGACGCCGGCGCAGCACAAAGGTCAGAAAGTGCGCCAGCGCGTCAACATTCCGATAGCCTTCCAAATACCGCTCGGGGCCGGTGGGCCGGCTCCGGCCACCGAACCAGCCACCGCCGGCACTGCTCCAGCTGGCGCCCCCACACCAGCGGGCAACACAACCAAATCGGGAGCCACTATCATCACGCCCGACCAGCCGGCCCGGCCTGTAGGCGGCACCGAGGCGTTTTTCGAGTGGATTCAGAAAAATCAGCAATACCCCGCCCTGGCCCGGCAACGGAAGGTGGAAGGCAAAGTGATGGTGGAATTTGTTATCCAGAAAGACGGCTCCCTCACCGATGCGAAGGTGGTGAAACCCCTCGGCTCAGGCCTCGACCAGGAAGCGCTGCGGCTTATCAAGACAGCGCCCAAGTGGACGCCTGCTTCGTATCAAGGTCAACCATTAAAGCAAAAGATGGTCTTGCCTGTTCTATTTCAGTTGTAAAGTATTTGACGGGCGTACGCGTCCAGTAAGTAGGCTATGAGTACCAGAGAGCGGATGGAAAGGCGGCACTATGCTTCGCAAAAATCACCTAAGTCCAGTATCTTGTTACTAATATCCAACTACTTATACCGTATAGCCCGCTCGTTATTCCTTTCCAGAGTGAGACCATTGGTTCCTAGCCTGGGCTAGGCCAATTGTTCTGAGCGTTCTTTCCGCCTTCCACATGCTTACTCTTCCGCTGCTTTCTGCCCCACCCGTAGCTACTCAGCCTCCCCTCGAAGCCGATACTTTCAAAGTTTGGCCTTATCAAACGCGCTTTCTGCAAGCCGCCCAGAACATTGCCAACGGTATTTTCAATGCGCTCGACGACGAGTTAGAACCGTTCACTATGTTGCTGGCCCTGCATATCGATTCGCCCCAGCCTGATGCGCCTCTCGTTCATTTGGAACCAGCCAACCACGGCCTCGATACACTGCATTTCACCAACGCCGTAAACCGGGGCCGTGACATCGAACGCCTTGTTCCTGTTTCGCTTGCCATTCGGGAGGAAGTGACGCCCGAAATGCTCAACCGTCGGCAAGAGTCGTTGGGCATCCGGACGGCCGTGCAGGATGTGTTCGACAAGCTCGATGAAAACACCATCTACCAGCACGTGCCCGGCTGGCCTATCCGCATCAATGGCTACTTCGTGATGACGGTACTGCGGGTGCGGCGCAAAGCTATGCGCGCTTATCCGTCGTTGCGGCCCCACCGTTTCTACACCGATGGTCGGCCCTTGGCACCTTCGCTGTTGGCAGCGGCCATCTTCCGCTTCACCGAAGAGTGCGTGAAATCGTTGAGTGAGCCGGAACCCGGTTCTGGCATCATGATGCGCCCCCGCGAAACCGAAGAAATACTGCGCGCCGCCGGCAAAAGCCTGCTCGATACGCCCGCGCAGGCGCTCGGGGCCGAACCCGGTGCGGCGCGGCTCTTCAACACGCTAAACACCATTTCCAGCTTGCGCTACGAAGGCGCCGGCGGAGTGGGTAAGCTCATTATGGCCCGCCGCCGCCACCCCAATGTGGAAGAGGTATTTGCCCTCACCTGCCCTACCCCGCTCACCGACTACCGGGCCGTGCGCAAACTGCTCGAAATGACCACGCCCGACGTGAGCTTGCTCTCGGATAGTGAAAATGTGTACGCGCTTGGGCGGCTTGTTGGCGAGTACGACCCGACCCGGGAAGACTTGTTCGTCATCAACTTCATCAACCACTACGCCTGGGAGTTTCAGCACGACGGCAAGGTGCTGATGCGTACCATTTACAGCCAGCCGAGTTTGCCCCGCTCGCGCGTCAACCGCACGCGGTTCCGCAAAGACCTGAAGCGCACCTTCCACCTCACCGACCCGGCCAAGATCGAGCACTTGTGGGAAGTGGTGCTGGAAGCCAGCCGCCAAAAGCACGGCACACTGATGGTCATTACCACCGAAGCCCTAGCCGAAGCCGACCGCCTGAAGCTGCAATGCACCCTGATTGAGCCGGTGCCCCTCACGCCGCTCATCACCCGCCTCGTCACGTCGATTGATGGCGCCGTTCTTCT contains:
- a CDS encoding FUSC family membrane protein, which gives rise to MNEHTRKLQYFFFSQDFSDGLRITLAVLLPGLVFGWLGKLEIGMDLSLGALCLSITDAPGPLVHKRNGMAAGLALLPIVALVTGFAQPYLWLLGIEIVLFSFLFTLFLVYGTRAGSVGTAALLLVILMMDRALPFAKLLEFTALVTVGAVWYMAVSLLTYQIRPYRSAQQALGECIRAVAGFLRLKAEFYRTGTNLENDYRRLMTQQVTVSEKQDAVRELLFRTRQMMKESTGTGRRLVLTFVDLMDLYEHITVTYYDYKAIHSRFERTGILDAIAGLVEQMASELESIGYAIQANHSYSSRLQLTASLEQLKARIDALDDPTQPGHTLVLKKILVNLRNLSQRLQDILAYFDGNAVPASRELEFGRFVSHQSFALEELRGHLTLSSSAFRHAIRMALACLVGYVVAKVLLPGHHSYWILMTTTYMLKPAFSLTKERNIHRVLGTLAGGIIGGLVLWLVQDRMALVALLFVFMLTSFSFTRSNYIVAVTFMTPFVLILFSFLGLGYLQVVEERILDTVLGCLIAFAASYVLFPNWESDQLQDYMTAVLRANLLYLQTLTETLLGSSVAEVDYKLARKEVYVSSANLAAAFQRMMSEPRAKQHHPNEVHEFVVLNHILSSNVASISSALLSHDSRSPLGGSTLLRPVRQAQQALHRSLRRLDIKEPEELPAASTDGATAPARPETTTAPDPQLTEQLDFIQKVSGDISKVTEEVLK
- a CDS encoding cyanophycinase, with the protein product MAGTSAGAAAMSTPMIYQGRNNAGMLKDEIHITTGLEFLHNVAIDTHFVARGRIVRMAQIIATNPSCIGLGLEEDTAVVVTKGRELEVIGSGLVVVLDGMGVTNTNIHEVEPGKPFSIRDLRMHLLSSGERYTLPVIEQMHL
- a CDS encoding Type 1 glutamine amidotransferase-like domain-containing protein: MPSPTRNVDFYWGHERKDVSNGDDADMADDSILRRVVDEIGNRGPILVLPIASEEPKEAAQDYINVFKDLGCSVVNVLDIRSREEAESEESLRLLDEAGGVMFTGGDQLRLTALLGGPPFNGASRSGTRRSHL
- a CDS encoding FAD-dependent oxidoreductase; its protein translation is MLGREGRKVVLLEDGEIASGETGRTTAHLSFALDDRYTTLEELFGKDGARLAADSHRSAVDKIEEIVKRENIDCDFERLNGYLYLPKDGKVKELDEELEAAHRAGLTDVKRLPDAGAQGFTTGECLVFPNQGQFHILKYLSGVAEAITRQGGQIFTNTHASEVKGGSNAGVTTTEGYEVKADAVVIATNTPFNDRVVMHTKQHPYRTYVVGARVPKGSVTTALYWDTADPYHYIRLQKVDAGPRGGQVDYDLLIVGGEDHKTGQEPNPEDHLQCLEDWTRENFPSVKGIDYRWSGQVMEPVDGLGYAGLNPLDDENVYIITGDSGHGMTHGTLGPMIITDLILGRENPWAKLYDPGRVTLKLESVKEYVTENLNVAAEYTELLTGGEVKSADDVAPGTGAVIGRGPLKVAVYRDPKGQVHECSAVCPHLHCIVHWNSLETSWDCPCHGSRFDAYGRLLDGPANEDLAKVEQ
- a CDS encoding bestrophin family protein, which produces MYVRSNLRWHIIWKYAWKGVVAFTLYSLLVCLIYGPIGFHSLSIPWQPVATLGTAVAFYIGFKNNGSYDRFWEARQIWGGIVNYSRTWSMQALEFVTSVVDGPGVDAPAASRAELSLRHRRLVYRQIAWCNALRLHLRRQNDQWDQQVGPFLDPAESVEMQRKQNPPVHLLRQQAADLRVLREERGLLNDFQHVNMMTSIEQFNNLQGGCERIKNTPFPRQYAFFSFVFVWLFAALLPLGLIGEFEKMGPDHIWLTVPFSVLVSWVFNTIEIVGHISENPFENEMNDVPMTAICRNIEIDLREMLGETHLPPKLSPVDDILY